A region of the Gemmatimonadota bacterium genome:
ACCCGAGCGAAATGATCACGCTGGCGACTCGGGCCGTGGAGGCGTAGGCGGGTTCTCCAGCGCCACCCACGCCTCCGCCGACTATCAGCCGACGCCCGCGGGCGCCTCGTCGTGGGGCTCGTAGCCCGGCAGATAGCCGTAGATCTCATAACCCCCGTATAGGCGGCCCGCGGCGACGTCGTTCACCACGGCGCCCATCACGTGGACCGGGAAGCGCTCGAGGTTGTCGAGCTTGCTCTCCGTCATTTCCCGGTCGGTGCTGCCCGTCCGAAGGACGATCAGCGCGTTGCGCGTTGCCGTGGCGAGCACCAGCGGATCCACCCCAGCGCCGAGCGGCGGGCTGTCCACGAGGATGGTGTCGTAGCGGCCACGCAACTCGTCGAGGAGATCGGTCAGGCGCGTGGTGCTCAGCAGCTCCGGCCCTCGACTCAGGCGCGTACCCGCAGGCAGCAGGTCGAGCGCCGGGTAGGGCGTCGGCTTGATCACCTCACTCAGCGTGGCCGTACCGTCCAAGAAGTCCAGCAGGCCGGGCTTGCGCTCGATGCCGAACATGCGGTGCAGCGCGCCTCGCCTCGTGTCGCCGTCCACCAGCAGCGTGCGTCGGCCCAACTCTGCGTAGGCGAGCGCCAGGTTGGCGGACACGAACGACTTGCCGTCGCCGCTGCCGGGGCTGGTTACGGTCAGCATGACCGGCCCGCCGTTGCCGTTCTCGAAGGAAACGTTGAGACGGACGTTGCGGAACGCTTCCACCAGCTCGGCCGCGTTCTCGAACTTGCCGAGCTGCTTGGGGCTATGGATGTGCGGAATGGCAGCGAGGATGGGCAGTCCCATCTGCCGCACCTGGTCGGGATGCTGCAGCCGCGGATCGAACTGGTCCCGCAGGAACGCGCCCACCAGGCCGAGCGCCAGCCCGCCGAGCAGGATCACGAGGAACATCCGGATGCGCTCATCGTTCACGGGCCGGATCGGCACCGCGACTGGATCGAGCTGGCGTATGTCCGGTATGCTGCTGACCGCGGCCAGACGCGCTTCCTCGTAGGAGGACTGGATGTTCCGGTAGATCCTGTCCGCGATGTCGCGGTTACGCACCAGCCGTTGCTCCTCCATGGAGCGCGCCGGGATGCGACGGATCTGCGCCGAGGCCGTGCCGATTCGCCTCTGCAGGTCCGACTCGGTAGCCGACAGCCTGTTGAGCACGCCCTGCGCCAGCGCCGGGATCGTCCTGGCCTCGATCGACGCGATCTGGCCGGTGACCTCCTGCACCTGCGGGTGCTCGTCCGTGTACTGCTGCAGCAGCGCCCTGCGCTCCGCGCGCTTGGCGGCGAGGTCCGTGAGGGCCAGCGTCAGCTCGCGCGTATCCTGCACCGACGGGACGATCTCGAGTGACCCGAGGCCGGCGGCGGTCTCGCCGCCCAGGGCGCGCCGGATGGCGTCCTGATCGCGGCGTACCTGATCGAGCTCGAACTGCTGCTCGTAGTAGTTGCGAATCACCGGATCCTGTGCTGCCTGCACGCCCCCGGCGATGGGCGCCCCGGATTGCGACGGGAGCGTGATGGTGACGGCGCGGAAGCTCTCCAGCGCCAGCTCCGCCTCGCCCAGATTGTCCCGCGCGTACGTGAGCTGGTCCTCCATGATGCGCGTCAGCTCGTCCAGGCGGGCGCGCTTGAGGTCGGCCGCCGTCTTTACGAACTCGTCGAGGACCACCTGCAGCGTCGCCGCGGCGGCGCGCGGCTCCTCGCCCTCGAGGGAGATGACCATGAAGTTGCCGTCGCGCACGACGGTGGCGTCGAGGGCGCCGGCCAGGCTGCGCGCCGCGCCCAACGTGCGGAAGAGCTGGAAGCCGTAAGCGCCGCTGGGCTCCAGCGCGCCCCTGGGGGCCTGCACCGTGAAGCCGCGCTCCGCGCCCACCGGCTCGCCGAGCGCCGCGCTGTCGATCACGGCCCCGGCTCCGTCGAGCAGGGAGTAGCGCGCTCCGGACCGGTCGACCGTCAGCGAGTACGCGCCCGGCTGGAACGCCTCCGTCATGTCGATGTGGGGGATGATGACCGTGTCGGTCGGAGCCGCGGTGCCCACGTTTAGCCTGCGGTCACGCACCACACCGTCCAGCACGGCATGCGTCTGCAGGAGTTCCACCCACCCGTAGCTCTCGAGCGGCTGGCGGGCCTCGATCGGCCCGCGTCCGCCGCGCGGCGGCTCCTCGATCCAGACCTTGCCCTCCACGTAGTACATGGGCGTCATGTTCCACGCGACCACGCCTCCCGCCACCGCGCCCAGCGCGGTCAGGCCGAAGATCAGCCACTTGTATCGCAGGGCGGCGGCCGCGTAGCGACGCCAGTCGAGGCCTTCATCCTCCACCGGATGGCGCGCCGGCCCTTCGGGCGGCCATTCGGCATCATGCGGCTGTAAGGGCGCGGGGCCGCCATGCGGAGTGGGAAGGTTCCTGTTCTGTTCCATCAACCGGGTCCCCCGGATCGGGTTGGACGAAGGATTACCGCCGCCCTCGATAGCAAGGGTGATACCGCTGGGAATCTACCCCGAGTGGGGCCATTTGGAGCCAAGCGTACCGCCTTCGGACTGCCGAGCCCGCCGACTTCGTGTTGAGCTGTCGCAACAACCGCCGCAAGAATGCCTTGACGCGACGGTGCAACGCCCGCACCTTGGCTACCCTCTCCCAGCAACGGCTCCTCTACGTCGAGCGAGCCGGCCCGGCCTCGAGCGGAGGCCGAGCTTATCACAGACAGTATAGCGAATAGATGAGCCTATCAGACGCCCAGTCTCCGGCTGACGTGCAGGGCTTGCTCGCCCTGGACCCCGAGGACAAGGCCAACCTGCGCGTCCTGCTGGTGGATGATGATCGCAATCTGAGAGACGGTTGCGAGAGCATACTGGTCACCGACGGCTACACGGTCACCACCTGCGGTCGCGGTGAGGACGGCCTCGACATGGTCCGCCGCAAGAAGTGGGACATCGTCCTGGTGGACCTCTACATGTCCCAGGTGTCCGGAATGGACATTCTCGATGCGGCGATGGAGACGCACCCGGCCACGATCGTGATCGTGATGACCGGCAATCCGAGCGTGGAGACGAGCATCGAAGCGCTCCGGTTGGGTGCCTGGGACTACCTGCCCAAGCCCTTCTCGGCGGCGCACCTACAGATCCTGATAGGGCGAGCTGCCCACGCCGTCCTGGTGGCAAAGGAGAGCGAGACGGAGGAGCCGCCCGACGATCAACACGCAGTGTCCTCGGGCAACGCCGACCTACCCATCATTGGCTCCTCGCCGGTGTTTCAGCAGATGATGGACCTGGCGCGGCGCGTGGCGCCGACGGACGCGTCTGTGTTCATCGTGGGAGAGAGCGGCGCCGGTAAGGAGCTGGTCGCCCAGTACATTCACCACCACAGCCGGCGGCGCAGCCGGGAGCTCGTTTCCCTCAACTGCGCGGCGCTTCCCGAGGGGCTGCTGGAGTCGGAGATGTTCGGGCATATCAAGGGCTCGTTCACTGGCGCCGTCAAGGACAAGCCCGGCCTGATCGAGGCGGCCAACGGAGGCACGCTGTTCCTGGATGAGCTCACCGAGATGTCCATGCCGACGCAGGCCAAGCTGCTGCGCGTCATTCAGGACGGGGTGGTGCGCCGGGTGGGCAGCAACACCACCGACGCGGTGGTCAACGTGCGCTTCCTCGCTGCTACGAATCGCGATCCCATCGAGGCAGTGGACAGCGGCGCGCTGCGACGAGACCTCTACTACAGGCTGCGCGTGGTGCCGCTGGAGGTGCCGCCGTTGCGCGACCGGCACGAGGACATCCCGGTGCTCGCGCGACACTTTCTGGGGCACTACTGGAAGCGCCACCGCGACGGCAGATCGGCCGTGCCCACGTTGAACGACGAGGCGATCCGGGCGCTGCAGGGGCGCAGCTGGCCCGGCAACGTGCGCGAGCTGCAGAACGTAATGGAGCACTCCGTCATCCTTCTGGACGCCGGCACCGACGTGGGTCCGGAGGATCTCCCGTTCGCGGAGTCGTCGGGAGCTGACGGGCGCGCCCAGCGCAAACGCTACGGGCCCGAGATAGTCTCCGAACCGTACCACGACGCCCGCGAGCGCGTGCTGGCGGAGTTCGAGCAGGAGTACCTGGTCTGGCTCGTGAACCAGGCCGGCGGAAACATGTCCAAGGCGGCGCGCATCGCCGGCGTGGACCGGACGACGCTGTATCGCCTGATGGAGAAGCACGGGTTGCAGCGAGACACGATCATCAAGACGGCAGACAACGCCGAGACCAGATGAGCGATCGGGGTGGCGTCGGGGATGAAGCCGTGTCCGACGCCGAACGGGCTGGGCCCCCGGTAGGGGAACCGGCTATCGCAGCAGCGGCCCAGCGCGTGGTGATGCGCTGGCGTAGCGAACTCGGCGACGTCGAGGACGCGGACGAGTTGCGCCATGAGGTCGCGCTCGTGGCCGCCGCCGTGGCCGACCCCAGCGCCGAAATGCCCGCCGCATCGGCGCTGCGCAAGCGCGCCCTGGATCTGCTCCGGGGCGAGCTTCTCGGGGGCGCGGACCCCGCCGGGGTCGACGCCGCCGCGACGCTCGATCTGATGCGCCGCTGTGAGCGCTTGCGGGAGGCGTGGGACGCGGAGTGGAGCGCGCACTTCTCGTCCCGCCTGAGCGAACCCGACGGGCTCGACCTGGCCGTCGATATCGCCCACGACCTGCGCTCTCCGCTGGCGTCCGTGCTGTTCCTGGCCGAGGTCCTGTGGCAGGAGCACAGCGGCGAGGTCAACGCAACGCAGAAGCGCCAGCTGGGCATCATCTACAGCGCCGCGCTGCGCTTGATCTCCATGGCAAGCGACATCATCGAGCTCGCGCGCGGCGGCAATCTCATCGAGCCCGAGCCGGTTCCGTTTTCGCTGGGCGAGCTGCTGTCGTCGCTGCACGACATCGTCCGCCCGATGGCCGAGGAGAAGGGGCTCACGGTGCGGATGTCGGCGCCCGAAGGGGACCTGCGGTCCGGGCAGCCCGCGGCGCTTCGGCGGGTGCTGCTGAACCTCGCCTCGAACTCGCTGAAGTTCACCGAGGAGGGCTACGTAGAGGTGGTCGCCGCCGAGGCCGACGACGGGCTGGTACGGTTCAGCGTCCGCGACACCGGTCCCGGGATCCCGGACGAGGTCCAGCGCAGGCTCTTTCAGCCGTTCCGGAGGGTGCGCGGGCGCCGCGGCTACACGTTTTCGGGCGCCGGTCTCGGTCTTGCCGCGTCCCGCAAGCTGGTGGAGGCGATGGGCGGCGAGCTGGACGTGGAGTCGCGCCCAGAGTGGGGCACGCGGTTCCGCTTTGCGGTGGTGCTCCCCGCCGTGGACAGTCCGGTACCGGTGGGCGCCGGCGGGGTCCAAGATGTGACGCGCGGGGACGCTTGATCGTCTAGCGCGTGCGCGCATGCAACACGGGGCGGCTTGCGTCCGAGTGGAGGCGACCGGCTCGGTGGCGCACGATTGGGCTGCACCGGATCGGGCCAGAGGTGTGGAACGGGAGCCACAGGCGCCGTCTCCGTGCGTCGCCGAAGCGGGCCGTGAGAGTTTCGGCCTAACCGTTCCAAGCCGGTATCTGGCAAGGAGATGGCACGATTGATTGGCGACCGGGGCGAAGTCGCCACCGTCGCGCACGACGATTGCAAGGCAAGTCAGGTTCGAGTGCAGTACGACCCCTGAGTCGAATACGGATGCGTCTTTCAGACAGCGTGGACCTCCCCAAAGCGGGCACCGGCCAATACGCCCGCGCCCGCGCCGAGAGTCTCGGTGGCTTCTTGGCCGTCGAGAACGGCGGCGGCATGGAAGGAGCGCCGGCCGCGACCGCCAGCGCCGGCCGCAGGGCCCCGGGCGCCGATCGCACCGTGCGCGCCCTCAACCTCGTCGTGGCGTGGTCCCTACTGATCCTGGGCCTGCCGGTCATGGCGCTCGTGGCGCTGCTCGTAAGGCTCACGTCGCCGGGTCCGATGCTCTATTCACAGCTCCGGGTCGGGCTGGACCGTCGTATCCCCGGAGACCATCGCTTCGCCGATCGGCGCCGCGTCGATTACGGGGGCCGCCTCTTCCGCATCTACAAGTTCCGGACGATGGTCCACACGCCGGGCAACGTAGCCGAGGCGTGGGCCGCGCCGGACGATCCGCGAATCACGCCCATCGGGCGCGTCCTCCGGCAGTTCCGCCTGGACGAGCTGCCGCAGTTGATCAACGTCCTCCAGGGCGAGATGAGCATCGTGGGGCCGCGCCCCGAGCAGCCCGCGATCTTCCAGAAGCTGCGCCGCACGCTGGGCGAATACCCGCGCCGCCAGCGAGTCCCGCCGGGCATCACCGGTCTCGCGCAGATCAGCCAGCACTACGATCGGTCGCTGGAGGACGTGCGCCGCAAGCTCGAGTACGACCTGGAGTACATCGGACGCCGGTCGCTCGGGGAGGACTTCCGTATCATGGTGCGCACGTTCCCCGTGGTACTGCTGCGACTCGGAGCGTGGTAAGGGACGAACGCGGGTGGACCTAAGCGTCCTGATCGCCACCGCGCACAGGCCGGGCCTCCTGGAACGCACACTGGACAGCGTTGCGGAGGCTCGTCTTCCATCCGGGCTGCGGCGCGTGGTGGTGGTCGAGAACGGGGATTCGCGGAGCGCCCCCGAGGTATGCGCCAGGTTCGCCGACAGGCTCCCCATCGAGTGTCATCACCTGGCGCAACGCGGCAAGGGCGCCGCCACCCAGTTCGGGCTCGAGTCGATAGCGACCGGCCTGGTCGTGTTCTTCGACGACGACGTGCGCATAGGAACGAACGTGCTCACGTCCTACGTGGAAGCAGCCGCGGAGCACGGCCCGGACTTCTTTTACGGAGGCCCGGTGTCGATCGACTACGAGGAAGCACCTCCCCCGTGGTTGCTCGAATTCCTGCCGTACTCGGCCCGGGGGTGGGACTGGAGCGTCTCCGACTGGCGCTGGTTCCTGGGCTTCAACTGGGCGGCGTTCGCGGAGCCGGCGCTGCGCCTGGGTGGGGCGCCGGCGGACCTGGGCCCCGGTGCCCGCGGACGCTCCAACGACAGCCCGACGGGCATGGAGACGGCCATGCAGCGGCGCATGGTAACGGCCGGCATGGGCCTCCAATACGTGCCGGATGCGCGCGTTTGGCATTGGGTGCCCAAGGAGCGGTGCTCCCCGGCGTGGACAGTACGGCGTGCGCACCGCAACGGCATTTCGGAGGGCCTGCACGCGAGTCCTAATCTGATCCGCTGGTTCGGGGTGCCGCGGTGGGCCGTGCGCGCGCTGGCGGAGACCGGGCTGGCACGCCTTGCCGCCCTGCTTCGGCGCGGCGAGCCGGTGGATCGCTTCATGCCCCGCTGGAAAATGGCCAGGGTATTGGGTTACTTGAGAGGCGCCTGGCGAAGCCGCCAGGGCTCCGGTTCGACCAGGTAGAACCACACGCCGATCAGGGCTTGGCGGGCTCCGGCTGCTTCAGCTCCACGCGGTGCTCCATGTTGACGACACCGAAAAAGCCGGGATCAACCGGGATCTGGAAAAGCACGTTCGGGCCGAACGCGAGATGGCGCCGTTCGGCCACATCGAACACGGAGCTCTCGATCGAGTAGAGGCCCCCGCCCAGATTGACTTTCAGCTCCAGGTCGACGGTGAACGGGCCCTCCCGCGGCATGGCGATGTCCTCGGCCTCCAGGTTGAAGGCGAACATCGTCTGTGCCTTCTGAACGGACCGCACGCGGAAGCTGACGGTCTGCGTCGGCGACGCGGGCGGCCGCACCTCCCCCTCGAGCTTCACCCGGATCGTCTGACCCGACGTGAGCATGGGCTCGTCCTCCATCGTGAGCCGGCGCAGCTGAACCGGGAGACGCTCGCCTCCCGAGCCCGCGACCTCGCTCGAACCCGCGATATACTGGGCTACGCACTCACCGGGGGGGCCCCGAAACGCGACCTCGCCGGCGTCGAGCAGGATCGCCTTCGTGCACAGCGCGGCGATCCGGTCCAACTGGTGGGACACGATCACGACCGGGATGTTCTGGCCCGCGATCTCGCCGATGCGGTCGAACGCCTTGCGCTGGAATCGCAGATCGCCCACCGCCAGGATCTCGTCGATGATCAGCACGTCGGGGGCGAGGTGCGCGGCGATGGCGAACCCCAGGCGGGCGTTCATGCCGCTGGAGTAGCGCTTGACGGGGGTGTCGATGAAGTCCGCCAGTTCGCTGAAGTCGACGATCCGGTCGAACTGCGCGGTGATTTCCTCCTGCGTCATCCCCATGATCGAGCCCTGCAGGAACAGGTTCTCGCGACCCGTCAGGTCGGGGTGGAAGCCGGCCGCGATCTCGATCATCGAGCCCACCCGCCCGCTCACGCCACAGCTTCCGCGGGTCGGCCGCAGGATCCGCGTGAGCAGCTTGAGGATGGTGGATTTGCCCGCCCCGTTGGGGCCGATGATGCCCAGGGCCTCGCCGGGATCGACCGTGAAGGAGACGTCCCGAACAGCCCAGAATTCGGTCCCCTCGAGTTCGTCCGCGCCGGCGCGCCTGCGACCCAGCAACCGCCCCGCGATCGAGGGCACGAGATCCCGCAGGCTGTCATGCAACTCTCCCCGGCGGAACTTCTTCCAGACACGGTCGAAGTGTACGCTGTCCTGCGTCATATCAGTTCATATCCTTGGTACCGGCCTGGGTACTGGCCTCCACAGCCGACTTACCGGCCGCACGCTTGATGAGCCGCAAGACCTGACGTCGAGCGGCACCTACCCAGCCCCTGGCGAGCCAGTCGACTCCTCTGCGACGGCTTTGTGCGATCAGACTGGGCCGCACGAGCGAACGAGTCCCCATGCAGTAGACGGGCTTGCCCGACCGCTGGGCTATCTCGCTCGCCTGACTGGGATTGCTCTCCACGAAAAACAACGCGCCGGTCGTGCAATACACGTCTGACTTGAAGGCCCCGTACGCGCCCGCGGCCCGACGCGACTCCGCGTCCGGATAGTCCATCATGAGCAGTTCGCTGTACCGAATCCCGTTCTTCTCCAGCCACGCCTCGGTAGCCGGCCGGTACTTTTCCAGGCGGCAGGTAACCAGCCAGCCGACCTGCACGTTGGGCGTGTGCAGTGCGGGTGCGTTGGCTATGAAATCGAGATAGGCGGAACCGTCGTCGTTCTGCTGCGGCGTCGGATCGGGGCACAAGACGCCGTCGATGTCGACGCAGCTATAGGACATCAACCAGTCGGCGTGCAGGAGATTCCATTCGAAAGCTCGGGGGGCGGCTACGACCTCGCAGTAGTGGTCGACCTCGTCCAGTGTTCCCAGGTCCGCGAAAACCACCCCGTAGCGGATCCGGTGCGGCAGAGCGGCCGCACCGACGCGCTCTCTCACCTCCCGAAGCGACGCACCGGAGCGGATCGAATCGTCGACGATGAGCACCGAGCGAGGCTCGTCCAGATAACGCTCGACGGCGTCCACGCCGTACTTGCCGCGGAAGCGCCGGCCTCCATCGTAGACGCGCCCCGCCAGGAATCCATCGAGGTCGGCCATCGGAAGGTTCCGGTGCAGCGCCAGCAGCGTGGCCGCCAGCAGGCCGGAACGCGGCACCCCCACGATCAGGTCGATGTCGGCGGGGAGCGTCAGCGCCCACTCCACGATGCGCGCGTTCATGTCGTCGAAGCTCCGGTAGTTCACGCGGCCTCCACGGTCGCGGTCGGATCCCGGCGGGTGGGCTCCCAGATGGCCGATTGCTCTCCGCCCAGCGCCTTCAAAGCGGCGTGGACGGCGGCGAGGTTTCCGAGCGCGGCCCACGCCGGCAACGCGAAGGGCCGGGGTACCCGGCCGTCGCGCAGCCACGCGAGCGCGGTGATCAGGCCGAGCCCGATGGCGCCGGCCACGGCCAAGCGCGCCCACGTCTGGGTGACGGCGAGCAAGGCGGTCGCCGCCAGCGCGGCCAGGGCCGCCCAGGGGACCACCCAGCGAGCCACCTTGTGGCTCCACAACATCCAGGCGAAGACCCCATAACGGGCCGGGTTCAGCAGCGCGCTGTTGTACGCGAGCGTGCGCATTCCACGCACCATCGTTCGGACCTTGCGCCGGTACTCCCGGCGCAGCGACGCGGCTCGCGGCACCTGACACGTGGCGGTATCCACGGACACGGCACGATACCCGTGCTCCCGCGCGCGCAACGCCGCCGCGAAGTCCCGGCTGAGGCCGGCCGGCAGCGCGAGCCGGTGCAGGGAAGCTCGGATCAGGTAGCAGCTGCCGGAGGCGCCCACGATTCCGTGCACGCGCGTCTCCAGCGCGCGCACCGCCATCTCGTATCCCACGTAGCCCCGCTCCCCCTCGTTACCCGCGTGCTCGTCCCCGCTGACGCTAACGTCCCTGCCGGAAGCCACTCCGACGCTGGGATCTCGGAACGCACCTACCAGCGCCTTCAGCGAAGCGGGGTGCGGGCGAACGGATGCGTCCGTGTTCAGGACGAGATCGGTGTCGATTTCCCTCAGAGCCGCCCCCTCGGCGGCGGTCTTGCCCACGCGGTCGGGGAGCGCGATGAGGTCCACGCCACGCGCGGCGTATGAGCGCACGATGCGATCCGTGCCGTCCGTGGAGCCGTCGGAAACGATCAGCACGCGCCTCAGCTCGGTGGGGTAGTCGAGCGCCAGCAGGCTGTCGAGCGCCCCCGCCATCTGGGCCTCCTCGTTGTACGCCGTGAGGGTCACGGTCACCGACGGCCACTCCGACTCGCCTCCGTCCTCGGCCGCCGGCCTTCGCAACGCCGCCGCCACGCGGAGCAGCACGGGATAGCCCACGAAGGCGTAGCCGCCTATCGCGATGGCGACGACCAGGAGGGCGTACGCCACGGTCATCGAGGTTGCTCCGATTGGAGGCGGGCGGCGCCGCCCAGTGCGACTCGGTACACGTCCTCGTAGCTCTCCACCCAGTCCGTGGCGACGCCGCGCGGGCGCCGCGCGGCTTCCGCGCGCCGCCTGGCCGCGGCGGGATCCCGGTGTATCTGCGCGATCGAGGCGGCCAGTCCGGCGGCGTCCTCCGAATCCGCGAACAGCGCCCCCTCGGCGCCGACCGCGTCGGGCACGCCCCCCACCCGGGTCGCGACCAGCGGGACCCCGGCCTCCACCGCTTCCAGCAGGGTCACGGGGGTGCCCTCGCGGCGCGAGCTCAGCACGACGACGTCGAACCCGCACATGAGCCTGGCCGCATTGGCCAGCTCGCCCGCAAAGCGGGTCCGCCCGTCGAGGCCCAGCGCGGCGGCGCGATCCTCCATGGACCTACGCAGCGGGCCATCGCCCACTATCGACGCGCGCCAGGACAAGTCCGCGGGCAGCCGCGCCAGAGCCTCGAGGAACACGTCGGGGCCCTTCTCCGGGCTGAGTCTGCCGACCCAGCCGATGTGAAAATCGGTGGGGGACGCACCGAGCGCCCGGCGCGCTTCTGCGGCCGACGCGGGGGGGGTGGGCAGCGGCGCGCCGTTGACCACGGTGCTGACCCCCGTCACGCCGGCGGCCAGCAGCGCCTCGGCCAGGTCGGCCGAGACCGCAACGACGGCGTCGCAGCGTCGCAGGGCCCTGCGCTGCAGCCATTCATACGCGCGGTTGCGCGGACCACCGCCGGTGAACCCGTGCACGGTGCTGACCCTCGCCGCGCCTACGCCCGCGGCGAGCGGGCCCGCGAGCACGTCGGAGCGGTAGCCGTGGGTGTGCAGGATCTGCGCTCCGAACCCGCGCGCGAGCGTACGAACCGCGTGCCGCTCGGCGCCGTACGCCCGTGGCGGCAGCCTGAGCGGCACCAGGTCGACACCCCGGTGCTCGGCCGCGGTGATCGCCGCGGGCACGTCCGCGCCGACGTCCAGCACGGTCGCGAGCGTCACCCGATGACCCCGCCCGGCCAGCCCCGCCGTGAGGGCAGCGACGACCCGCTCCAGGCCCCCGAAGGGGGCCGGGGCGCACACGTGCAGAATGTTCAGCGCGTCCGTCATTCGGGCTTGCCGGCTCGGTCGTTGTGGCATCGACGCAACGCTCAACCCACGCTCCGCCGCGCGCGCGCGGCACGCACGTCCGGCGCGCGCGCGCAAGGCGAGCCGCCACGTGGCGGCAGGCCGCACGGTTGCGGGGTGAGAGCGCCGTCGCTTCTTTCGGGCGACACGCGGTCCGAGTTGCA
Encoded here:
- a CDS encoding glycosyltransferase; its protein translation is MTDALNILHVCAPAPFGGLERVVAALTAGLAGRGHRVTLATVLDVGADVPAAITAAEHRGVDLVPLRLPPRAYGAERHAVRTLARGFGAQILHTHGYRSDVLAGPLAAGVGAARVSTVHGFTGGGPRNRAYEWLQRRALRRCDAVVAVSADLAEALLAAGVTGVSTVVNGAPLPTPPASAAEARRALGASPTDFHIGWVGRLSPEKGPDVFLEALARLPADLSWRASIVGDGPLRRSMEDRAAALGLDGRTRFAGELANAARLMCGFDVVVLSSRREGTPVTLLEAVEAGVPLVATRVGGVPDAVGAEGALFADSEDAAGLAASIAQIHRDPAAARRRAEAARRPRGVATDWVESYEDVYRVALGGAARLQSEQPR